The proteins below are encoded in one region of Gimesia chilikensis:
- a CDS encoding carboxypeptidase-like regulatory domain-containing protein, which translates to MSQLITVFLRASNRVGRSPFAMHLLLLSLTLLAPLQSRADNPRTPLQQTVQGTVVDQQNQPVAGARVFIESRDWFELDLPNLETTTDAQGRFKLTDDLWHIQGQTLQARDSQNRMAQLSLPGPSLRKPKLLELSDLSLQLTPPKRIELEVVDAKGKPVPAALTGIMDLVKNWGTGKTDSAGKITFQIPPDVDLKYVAALRDGYGADYFVYTTQREANSPPEFRPDPKIPKFPDNPVRLTLAGAQPLKVKLVSAEGKSLPGIKIAPWIAHKSDQSRPMPLPQMFYATQQITQTTDAQGTTVFAWIPHWQKQRMYLVLEERKYIPHRIFYDPAKDKGTLTVQLTPKPPAPEQDHKP; encoded by the coding sequence ATGTCTCAGCTCATTACCGTTTTTCTGCGTGCCTCGAACCGCGTCGGCAGATCGCCTTTCGCAATGCACTTACTCCTCCTGTCACTCACATTGCTGGCGCCCTTACAGAGTCGCGCCGACAACCCGCGAACTCCCCTCCAGCAGACGGTCCAGGGCACCGTCGTCGATCAACAGAATCAACCCGTCGCCGGGGCCAGGGTCTTCATCGAGTCGCGTGACTGGTTCGAGTTAGACCTGCCCAACCTCGAAACCACCACCGATGCCCAGGGACGTTTCAAGTTAACCGACGACCTCTGGCACATTCAGGGACAGACCCTGCAGGCCAGAGATTCGCAAAACAGGATGGCACAACTCTCTCTGCCCGGCCCTTCATTAAGGAAACCGAAACTGCTTGAATTGAGTGACCTCAGTCTACAGTTGACACCACCGAAGCGCATCGAGCTGGAAGTCGTCGATGCGAAAGGCAAACCGGTTCCCGCAGCCCTTACTGGCATCATGGACCTCGTGAAGAACTGGGGAACGGGCAAGACCGACAGTGCAGGAAAGATTACGTTTCAGATCCCCCCGGATGTCGATCTGAAATATGTCGCCGCCCTCCGCGATGGCTACGGGGCCGACTATTTTGTCTATACCACTCAGCGGGAAGCGAATTCTCCCCCGGAATTCAGACCGGATCCCAAGATTCCGAAGTTCCCCGACAATCCAGTGCGACTGACGCTCGCCGGTGCACAGCCCCTCAAAGTCAAGCTCGTATCAGCCGAGGGAAAGTCACTGCCCGGTATTAAAATCGCCCCCTGGATTGCACACAAATCCGACCAGTCCAGGCCCATGCCTCTGCCCCAGATGTTCTACGCAACCCAGCAGATCACACAGACGACCGATGCCCAAGGCACCACCGTCTTCGCCTGGATCCCCCATTGGCAGAAGCAGCGGATGTATCTGGTTCTCGAAGAGAGGAAATATATTCCGCACCGCATCTTTTACGATCCAGCCAAAGACAAGGGCACCTTAACAGTCCAACTCACCCCCAAACCACCGGCACCAGAACAAGACCACAAACCCTGA